The window CTAATGCATTCGCTACAGGTAGCCCCGCCTTAAGCTTCAAATTGATCACATTGAATGACCGCTCCCGGTCATCCATCAGAAATACGACCGGGGTTACCGGGTCGAAAGGTGAGTTCATCACCATGTCTTTCACTACACCCAGTACGTTCCATTCTTTACCGTGCCATTTGATGATTTCGCCCACCGGTTCTTTCAATCCCATCTGCCTGATGGCAGCTTCGTTAAATATAAAGCCCGACGAATCACTCAGGAACTGCCTGGAAAAATCCCGGCCTTCCTTCATTTTCCATCCTACCACGCTGCCAAAGTCGGGATCGACCAGCACCGTGCCGAATACTTCCTGCCGGTTAGGATCTTTGCCCCTCCAACTCAGGTTGTCTGCCGACGACCATGTTGCGGTCGTCGGGTTTCCAGACGGCGATACGCCGGACACTGCGCCGGTGTTCAGCAGTTCCTGGCGAAGAGCGCTGTACTCCTTGATCCCGTTATAAGGGATGGATATCAGGTTGTCCCGGTCATAACCGACCGGCCTGTCTTTGGCGAATTCAATTTGTTTGAAAACAACGATGGTACCGATAATAATGGTGACGGAAACAGCAAACTGGATAACCACCAATACTTTGCGCGGCAGGGCGGCGGCGGGCCCCGCTTTGAAAGTGCCCTTTAATACTTTTACGGCGTTAAAAGATGACAGGTAAAGCGCTGGGTAACTGCCTGCGATAAGCCCTGTGAAAAGGCAAAAACAAAAGCAGGTCAGCCATACCAGCGGGTTAGTCCAGATCAGGTGCAGCTGCTTGCCCGAAATATCGTTAAATAAAGGTAGGCTTAGCCAGGCTACCAGAACAGCGATCAGAAAAGATAAAACAACGATCAAAAATGATTCGCTTAGGAACTGCGCTACCAACTGACCGCGCAAGGAGCCGATGGCTTTACGTATGCCCACCTCCTTTGCACGTTTTTCACTTCGTGCCGTGCTCAGGTTCATAAAGTTAATACAGGCCAGCAGCAGTACGAATAAGCCAATAATACCAAAAAGCCACACAAACTGTAGGCGGCCTGCCACGGCAACGCCGTCCTTAAACTCGTAGAGGTGCCATTGGCGCATCGGAAATAAAACCATCGCGGGTTTGGTCGGATCTTTCCGCCGTTCATACAGGATGTTCTGTATTTTGCGGGCTACCTGGGCCGGTTGACTGCTCTCATTCAGCAAGGCGAAAACCTGGAAAGAACTGTTATTCCAGTTACCCATGTCTTCGGTGTTATTAAACAGAAGGCGGATAGGCGCAATAAAATCCACATTGCCGAACTGTGTGTTTTGGGGCAGGTCCTGATACACACCGGCAACCTGTACCAGGTAAGCATCGCTAATCTTGATCATTTTATTGATGGGATCGGCATTTCCAAACAGAGCCCGAGCAAATGATTCATTGATCAGTATGGTTCCCGGTTGCCTGAAAGATGTTTTCGATCCCTTCAACATATGCAACGTTATGATATCGGTCATAGCAGGTTCGGCAAAACAACCTGTCCGGGAAAAGGCATGATTATTATAATTGATGTTCTGCTCGTAGATCACGGCGGCGGAAACAGCTTCAAAGTCGCTACCATATTGACCCCGCAATGCTGCAGCAAGCGGAAAAGGCTGCGAGGCCTGCGTTGCGATGCCGCCGCCGACATGCTTATTAGCCACTACCTGCACAATGCGGTCATAAGACCTGTTGTACTTATTGAACGATACCTCGTCCCAGATCCATAAACCGATCATCATGGCGACAGCCATTCCTACGGCAAGCCCGCTGATATTGATGAAAGAAGAGACTTTGTTCCTGATC is drawn from Mucilaginibacter ginsenosidivorax and contains these coding sequences:
- a CDS encoding ABC transporter permease; protein product: MEYTLTRKKEMNGHQLYMNFDNMLLLGLIFIGLAFAALLWLIKGPETKANRFLGLALVVVSFWLIRVMGGQPWPLKLSFAIGPLLYFYVRQLTQPDQQNRYQDLLHFVPALTELSLQLAGRDLSPGFTFCSAGFYLYLSRRAVTRFYNVQQFQEGDRYRNRLKSVHISMRLLGIAVLLAVGYGMVNLFFYRLNLTCTPCYLLPAALLIRMAALAIIKPVTRPVATVVPVTQRRSELKREATWLKKTIQSGHYHRNPELTLNSLAEKLLLTTHELSRLINQGLKKSFNDFINERRIAEVIEKMQDPAFDGFTLEGIAYDSGFNSPSTFHRAFKLVTGKTPAAYKKQLSSYNLTYGSPPAAVISDQVNRNHMFKNYLKIAWRNTIRNKVSSFINISGLAVGMAVAMMIGLWIWDEVSFNKYNRSYDRIVQVVANKHVGGGIATQASQPFPLAAALRGQYGSDFEAVSAAVIYEQNINYNNHAFSRTGCFAEPAMTDIITLHMLKGSKTSFRQPGTILINESFARALFGNADPINKMIKISDAYLVQVAGVYQDLPQNTQFGNVDFIAPIRLLFNNTEDMGNWNNSSFQVFALLNESSQPAQVARKIQNILYERRKDPTKPAMVLFPMRQWHLYEFKDGVAVAGRLQFVWLFGIIGLFVLLLACINFMNLSTARSEKRAKEVGIRKAIGSLRGQLVAQFLSESFLIVVLSFLIAVLVAWLSLPLFNDISGKQLHLIWTNPLVWLTCFCFCLFTGLIAGSYPALYLSSFNAVKVLKGTFKAGPAAALPRKVLVVIQFAVSVTIIIGTIVVFKQIEFAKDRPVGYDRDNLISIPYNGIKEYSALRQELLNTGAVSGVSPSGNPTTATWSSADNLSWRGKDPNRQEVFGTVLVDPDFGSVVGWKMKEGRDFSRQFLSDSSGFIFNEAAIRQMGLKEPVGEIIKWHGKEWNVLGVVKDMVMNSPFDPVTPVVFLMDDRERSFNVINLKLKAGLPVANALASIEAVFKKFAPEAPFTYKFVDSEYAQKFLAEERTGKLASVFAVLAIFISCLGLFGVASFVAEQRIKEIGIRKVLGASVMSIWGSLSREFVLLVGIALLIAVPLSWYFMHQWLQHYTYRTGLSWWIFAMTGAGALTITLLTVSYHSIKAALTNPVKSLRSE